The genomic interval AGCTCACATAGACAGGGAGAACTCTAGAAGCAAAACTCATAATTCAATCACTACAAAGCAGTGGACAAGGAATCATCAAAAGATAAGTGTCATGTCAATAAGATTGCTCCCATATTAGATAATGTCAAACTTTATAATGTTAAATGCTTCACAAGAACACAAGTAAATCTGAAAAGAAAAATGTCACATTGAGTAATTATAATCCTCCAAAACTCATTCAGAACATAAAAAGACAGCACTCCGTACAACCACCCCACCCTTCCATTGGAATTTATTGGAGAATAAACAGTTTAAATGAATCCAACTCCGAACATTATAAACTTTCAAATTCAATCACCCCTTCTAACAAGTTCATGTAAAACAGTTTTCATCTTTACAACAACCGATTATTATTTCGTTTACCTTATTTACCAACCTACCACCATATCCCAAGCCCCAAAAGTCATCTCAGGAGACATAACCGATTTCACTTTGTTTTACAATAACAATTTCCATACATAATTTCATTTGAAAATTCGAAAAAACATTTTACCAGCAACACGGCACATTAGTATATATACCCAGCTAAATATGTCACTGCACTGATAAAAACGACAATAATTTATCCCTAACTGATGATATTATCTAcaattaaaaaagaaagaaacctCGAATAGCTGAGCAGACTCAACGTCTTCCTCGGCGTTCGCGGGCACTACAGCCGAGTTCGAACTCGAAACAGAAGCTTTACAGGCGCGAATTCTGAGCTTCGTTGGGTTGAGAAACTTAGCAATGTCACCATAGGCCTGAAACTTAGCTCCCAAACAACGTTTAGGACGTATTCGATAAAATGCCGGAAAGGAATTAAGAGGGGTTTTAGAGGGGTATAACAAGCAGTTTGGTGGTTGAATTATATCACTTCTCGTTAATGGTTGGGAATTCATTTTCCACCATTAAAGGACGCTGTTGTTGTGGTTGTGAAAGTATTTTTCTTGCTCTTTTCTACTGTTTTTCCTTTCCGGTGTGGAAATAATGGGAGGAGCCGGAAAATATTATCCAGCATCTATTATATCCCTTTTTTTGGAACACTATTACAATTATGCCGTTTTCAAAGAGAACAAAAATGTGGGTTTTggaaacaaattttaaaatttctaaataCTTCCCCTAACTTCAATGTTTTACattcttttactttttctttttcactttAACCTTATGTATGTTTACAAGTTACATTTTAGTGGGGAAGTCGGAAGAAGGTAGCCGTATTGGAAGGTGCGGCTGGCTCACCTCTTTTTAAGAGAAAGTTAATGTTTGTTAGGTATTTTAGTTTGACATTGCTTCACACTCAAAAAAAACAAGTTAGGTCTGAGTTAAATTTGGATATGGAAGTTTTCTTTCATTCCTCGACGGTTTAGTAAGATTAAGCTCACGAACTTATTATCCAAGGTCTTTTTTTTTCTGCTTTAACCTTATGTTtagaaattatattttagtttttataagAGGCTttcttaagaaagaaaaattaattattttgtggtCATAAATATAGTAATGTAGTTTAGTAGTTTCACATTTCTTTTAAGGAGGTCTTAAATTCAAATCTCCGTCCCCTAATGTGAAAAAAGATATATTATatggaaaaattttaaaaaaaaaaaaaaaagttaaaaagtaTGAGAAAAATAGTATAAGATAACACTTGATTCAATAAGTTTTTTCATGCCAAACatgaaaaattaattcttttttaattctgagcacttttattttttttgcatttgctttatctttttcttctttcactGAGACTATTTTCAATGCAAAATGTAAAATTTGTGCTAAATTTGGCACAAAAATTGAGTTTGTATTATATTTTAGCCTACTATTTACAATTGTGCTCCAATGTAaagatgtaaaaaaaatataattatattgatCATCATtaatattgtattaaaaatatacaaacatcattattttttattttttattgcttAAATAATGGTAATATAGTATAAATTATGTAAAAGTCAATGAATCATAATAATTAGTGGCActatagtaaataaaaaatatagaatttaTCGTGGGCTAAATTTGGCACAATGCTATATCTTGTGCCAAATTTGGCACACTTTTTAGTAGGGGTGTACATCGGTCAGTTTGGTCGGGTTATAGTGTATTTTTACCAACCCAATATAAATATCGGGTTGcaaatatttatttgtaacccgtccaatgaaaaaataaaaaaagtgtaACCCGCCTAATGATTTTCATCGGTTTGGTCAGGTTAACCTGTTTAAACcgatctttattttttattttttttcattattgttagtttttggtattcaaataattgatttgaaaaaataaatgtatagtACAAgtctttcaaaattaaaatatttatagtttaaattaatgttaaaaaataaatataaattgaataaatattaaattattaaagaatatttttcaaaatatagaataaaaatatacccatatgtaaattttaaatttcaacttcaatattcaaatacaatcaaaattatcaactataaattctaaatttcaaattaaatactataaaatacaaactttaaatgtAAATTAAGTTAACTATTAAacgtaatttatatattatattatagataattttagtaaaaatatgtaAATCGGTTTATTCAGTTTGTTCGTGTTATTTGGGCATGTTAGAATAATATTCAACCCGTCCAATATATTCCTTgggcggtttgaattttttgtaAAGTTATTCGGGTTATACTTTTGTCGGTTTATTTGGTTTGGGCGATTTATTCGGGTTGGacggtttgtaaattttttttgaacagCCCTACTTTTTAGAACACCATTGGAGTAGTATTTTTCTTAAGTGTGCTAAAATATAGTAATACACCACTTTTTTAGCACTCCATTAGAGATGCTCTAAAATCTAACTTTCAAACATAGCCTAAAGGaagattatttcttttattagtCAATATAATTCATACAAGTTACAATCACATAAAAGATTGGTGGAGAAATTTTTCCCATCCAACAAATATTTTCATTCAATAATAGAGCATGTTTCACCACTACGAATATTGTCCTTATCCCCAAGGTCCAAAACCCGAAAAAGAACAAATCACCATAGGCCTATTTTGCTGTGTAACATTATGTACAAGGTTATTTCTAAAATCATTGCTAATAGAATTAAGCCTCTGCTTCCCTCCCTGATTTGTCCTACCCAAGCTGCTTTTGTTCTGGGGAGGAATATTCAGGACAATAATGTCATCATCCAGGAAATTATCCACTCCTTCAACAGAAAAAAAGGCAAAGAAGATTGTTTTGCCATAAAAATTGACCTTATGAAAGCATATGACAAACTGAGCTAGAAATTTATTGACCATGTGCTTGTTGGGTTTGGGGCGCCGCAAAAGTTTTGAGGTTGGATTTCCCAATGTATCACTACCACCTCTCTCAATATTTGCCTTAATGGTGGTCAGTTTGGTAACATCACGCCCTCTTGCGGCCTTCGACAGGGAGATCCCTTGCTCCTTACTTGTTTATTTGCGCGGCAGAAATTTTGTCTAGACTTTTGATCGACGCACAATGTAATCGGTCTATTAAGGGTATTAGACTAAGCAGGGGTGGCCCTATACTCTCCCACATTTTCTTTGCAGATGATTTAATCTTGGTTGGGAGAGCAAATTTGGAAGAAGCTAAAAGTTATTGGCAATGCATTGAGAGGTTTTGTGTTTAGTCGAGCCAACAAGTCAATAAACTCAAAACCTCGAtctatttttagtaaaaatagttCCAATGGCATGAAAGAGGTATTAAGTCGGTGCTGGGCATTGGGTCCCCAGAAGGTAACATCAAATACTTAGGGTTACCTCTCTTTCGCTCCAGACAAAATTAAGGACGCTGACTTCAATTTCATCATCGAACACCTCATGTTTAAACTTCAGGGCTAGAAAGCTAAGTCTCTGTCTAAAGCAGGTCGTGCCACTCTCATAAAAGTTCGTTCGCCTATTCTTACTTATGTATGCCATGCAAACGACCATACTCTCAAATCGCCTTGTGGCTAAGATTGATGGAATGGTTCGTGATTTCTTGTGGGGGTCTGAAAAGGGTAACCATGGTTTGTATCTAAAAGCTTGGAATAAGCTTTGCCTTCCTAAGTCTTTAGGGGGGTTGGGTTTtcgtaaaacgagagaaatgaACCTCACCTTCTTGGCTAAATGGGGGTGGAACCTTTTAAAAGGAAACCAATCCTTTTACTGTCGGATCCTGGAAGCAAAATAAGGAAAGCCTATTCTTAATTGTACATCCAAGAATTTTGATTTGTGGTTTTGGAAAAATGTGGTTAAATCTAACTCTATCTTAAAAAAAGGAGCCTGTAAGTTGGTGGTGGACGGGAAAGATACTAATATTTGGGATGACCCTTGGATCGCTCACAGGAAAGATTTCTTCCCTCGTACTAATGGCTCCTCCACGTTTGGGGTTACCAAAGTTGTTGATCTTATGTTAGATAATGGAGGCTAGAATATCCCCTTGTTAAACAGTATCTTCAACAAGGAAACTGTCTCTGATATCTTAAAAGGGGGTAATCCATCTGCTCTAGGCAACGATAAATGGATTTGGACATTGAAAGGGAATGGACAGTTCTCGAACAAATCAGCTTATCTTGCCCAAGTGTTTGACAGAGCACCTCTTTGTGAGGTTGCCCCGTCTCTTTGGAACAGACTGTGGAATAACAAATTTTTTGAAAGACTGAAAAACTCTTTGGTGGTGTATTTTGGCCAGGGCTCTTCCAGTGCGTTCTGTGATCTGTAAAAAATTTCCTATTAAGGAGGTGTTGTGCCTTCTGTGTGGGACCGAGAATGAAACTATGGAACATCTGTTCTTATCTTGTAATGTGGCTTTCCATTTGTGGAGGTCCTCTCCCTGGGATATTTTTCCTGTGTGTGATACTGGCATCCGAATGTGGGACTGGGTCAAATTCATCAGTGACCTTAAAAACAAAGGCATCAATTCTGATGAAGTCTTCCTTTATGCCTCGTTAACTGTTGACACTATCTGGCGGATCAGGAATGATAAAGTACATGATAACTGTCTCTTTAATATAACTAAGTGTATTGATAACATTCACTCTTCTTTTGCAGTTCACCATGCTTTTGTGTTCCCTTGCTCTCCTCCGTGCTTGACGATTGACTGGCGTCCTCCCCTGCAAGACTGGATAAAGCTGAATTGTGATGTTAAAGTGGGGTTGGACACTATGTGTACTGATGTGGTTGCAAGGAATCATTTTGGCAAGGTGATATGGGTTCATACTTCTAGAGTGTTGTTTGCTGATGCTCTATGTGGAGAAGCGACGACTTGCTGCTCTGCGATGGATGTAGCGAAGAATCTTGGCTTGAAGTTTATTATTGTAGAGAGTGATTCGAAAGTAGTTATCAATGCTCTTAACAGGACTGAGTCCAGGTGGGAGCTTGAGAACTATGTCTCTTTTTGTATTAAGTTCTCTCCCGCgtttattagttgtaatttttctaatattagtaGAAACTGTAATTTTGTAGGCTAAGTGAACGTTTTTCCACCAGAGGTTTCGAGATATTCCTATTACCTCGATTCTTGAACACctattttgtaatgaccgcgAGGTCTAAGTATCTTTTATCTAATATATGAACGCtttcctttaaaaaaaaaaaaaagtggagaTTATAGTGTCCCTTTTTCACTTTCCACTTTTTATGACTAGGTTTTAGAAGTGGAGATCTATTGGTATCTAAGATGAGCCCTTTCGCAGGTAATTATAGTCTCCCTCCCCACACTCCAATGCAGTATTTTAATATGGGAAAATAGAATTCGATTATGAAAGAAATGAAATGGCGAGAGATCTGTAGCAGCATCTGAAATGGTTAACAGAGGCTCTTCTTCCCACTACAGAACCTCCTTAACTGGTAGATTCCTCTCAAGAAAATCAACCCCTTTTGCCAttacttttcaaattttctCCATATTTGCATTCTCCATTTTCGTCTTCTTCGTTTATACAAGAAATTCCTTGGAAGATGAACACGTACAGCCTTTTTTGAACAAAAATTCTCAATCCCATCAGGTACGctaaatttacaattttttcttctttccttcATTCGTTTTAGGTACTTGAGCTTTGCTTTTACTGTTCTAACCTTTAATTGTAATTTCATGCTTCGATCTCTCTCTCTTGGAGAGGGGAGTGGGGGGTTGTTGAGGCttgattttttctttctttctatgcTGGCTTTTTCGGGTATGGGTTTTTGCGTTAGAATGTTTCTGCTGATTTCTGGTTTAGATATTCATAGGAGATTTTAATAGAGACTGGATTTATAATTGCAAAGATATAGATGGCGATAAGATATGTTGTTATTTGTTGTATTATGCAAACTGGAAATTACATTGAGGCAGGAATTGGTGTGTGAAAACCCAATTGCTATTAGGTGCTATGGAGTGCATCCAGTTGGAGAAGCAGCTAATgctgaaaaaggaaaaaaactatacttttacttgaaatatatttatgttaattatCTAGAATTGTATTTGTTATTATACTTATATACTTTTCTCAAGTTATTTGGCTAGCTATACAACTTCATTTACATTCACTAACTTTTCAATTGGTAGTGTCTTCAAAGAAAGACAAATTATACAATATTAACAAATGAAAAAACCTTTCTTCAAGTTCAGACAAGACAAGATTTACTTATCAGCTATAGTTTGTCATGATTAAGGAAAATATGTTTATGGTATACAGCTACTAGTTAACACAAATTTGTGACAGTATATGAGGCAGGCTCAATAGCTATTTCGTGCTTGGAGAaagcatattatatattaatgcaTTTCATGAGCTTTATGAGGCATTTTGACATGAGGTACATGAGGTTGTCTCTCACTTTCTCTCTTTACCGTTTGCTTAGGATAAGACGGCTGATTTGCCAACTCATGGCAAGTCAGATGAGCAACTTTGGAATGctccatttaattataatttgcaTCCGTGTATCAAGCCAACTGCTAAGTATAAAGGTAAGCATGGTATATTGTAATAAATTTGCTGAGTTAGTGGCCAGCCCTGTATTAGGAGATTTGAAATTTTGTTGACATTATTTTAGTGTCATTTCTTTTGGAATTCGGATGAAAAGCATTCTACTTGCCTTTTCCTGTTAAAAGAAGAAATAGAGAAAAACcaagagaactatcattttaaATAAAGGTAGTTTGGTACAGAATACTGTTCTCAATTTTCTTTGAGCATGTTTATTGTAAGTTCAGTGTAGGCACACATCTTAGAGATACATGCACATAAACCTATCACTTAGTCTTTTGCACGTCAGATAGTCAACAGCAAATTATGCtatattcccaaaatgtacgtttcTGATCAGCTACAATACAAACATTTTACAATGTCAGCGGCTGTAGGTTCAGAACGCTACATAACTGTGAGAAGTAATGGAGGACTGAATCAGATGCGCACTGGTGTAAGTTGATGAGATCGATTAattccttttattttattatttttttcatctcCATATGTGGGATTTGCACATTACATTTTGTTGACCTCTTGaagttggtttttttttttaataaaaaacacGCATGTGGGTTTGCTTCTTGATTCTATATTGAGAATCAGTTTTATCTATTtaacattttctttttcaatattTAGTCAAATTTTACATTGACACCTTTTTAACAGATATCAGACATGGTGGCTGTGGCACGCATTATGAATGCAACTTTAGTCATTCCTCAGCTGGATAAACGGTCATTCTGGCATGATTCGAGGTAACAAGTGTTATTATTTCATGTTTGACATTTTTGGGTTTCTTTTATTTCTTACATTTTCTTTGGATACCATCTTTAGCTGGTTTATTCATATACTGAAATGTCCAAATTCTCAGTGTGTTTTCAGATATATTTGATGAACTTCATTTTATTGAAACCTTAAAAAAAGATATTCGGATAGTTAAGCAGCTCCCTAAAGAACTGGAAACAGCTCCTCGAGCTCGGAAGCATTTCACCTCCTGGTCAAGTGTTGGTTACTATGAAGACATGACACAGCTCTGGAAAGACTATCAGGTTGAGCTTCTTGACCAAACTAGGATGGCATGTTACTAAAAGTGCATTTTTCATGATTCTTTCAGCTTCTTATTATTTGAGTTTTCAACAGAGTGTTCAAATTTCTTTAACGATGTTCATGAGTCAGTGATATGGGCATCTTTCTTTAACCTTAGGAAATCCCTCTGGAAAACATCTTTTGGCTTCTTTGTTGAACTAGGAATGTATAGTTCTATTGAGTGCATGCTCAGTTTGTTAGCTTCTTTTAGCTTTAGCCGATGCTGTTGCAAGCTGATTTTGACTGATTTACAGGCATCTAATTTTAGTATTTGACCCTGAGCTGTACCCATTATTGTCACTGTGTCCCATAAAGGGTTTAACTTAGATACTAGACTATCTGAATTATTTAATTGTTGGAACAATAGTCCATATGTGATAACATGTTAGTTTTCTTGACGGAAATTTTTTGTGtgcttattttaatataatctattggtcatttgattatattgttttttcttattaaatgTTAAGATGTGCATATCATTTCCTAAAAGAAAGTATagatttttatgtatatttttactaCTTTTTAATTTACCCAAACATAAGGATATGATCAAATGATTATTATACATTGCTAAAATGAgtacttaattatttttaaagaaaaccAACAGTTTTTGACTCATGGGATATTGCTGCATCAATTGTATACTTAATGGTAGTCTACCATGTAAGTTAAAACGTTGGTAGCTAAAGTAATACAACGAATTTAGCCCAGCTTTAAATATACTTGGGTATGTTACTATGTTGATTAGATCTAACCATTGGAATAGATTACCAGTTGTTGGCCTACTAGGAAGAGGGGAAGATGTGTTCATTGCCTAAAATGATGACAAACTACATATTTATGATCAATAATGGGGTTCAATGCCAAAATCATAATCAAATGAAAATTGTCTTTTGAACGTGTCAAATCTACCATGTTACTTTTTATTCCATTGAAGgatgataatatatatatatatatatatataattgaataaGTCTGACTTGTTTGCTTGCCAGGCCTACCTAAAGTTGATTTGTGGCTTTAAATTTTCTCCTATTGTAGTTTTATGCTTTTTGAAAAGAACAAGATTGAGTATTGTCGGCTAGTTGTTTTTTTGGTTGGGGGCTTTTAAATGTCAGGCTCAAATTGTTTGATTTGCATGATTGGAGTATTAGTTAAAATGTTGAATGCCTAATTAGTGTACTtatcagatatttttttttgtaggttCTTCATGTTGCAAAGTCAGATTCTCGCCTTGCAAACAATGATTTACCTCTGGATATTCAAAGGTTGAGGTGTCGAGCTCTATATCAAGCTCTCCGCTTTGCTCCCCCAATAGAGAACCTAGGAAAGGTTTGAATGATTTCTTTGGTTTTCTCACATTAACTCATGCTCAATGAATACATTTTAACTCTCAATTTCCACTTCTcttatttagaaaatatatggAAATTTATTAGTTAAGGTTGGTCAAACTTAAACTTTAGCAGTAATGGCAGTTTtcttttccccaaaaatctttAGATAATATAATATGAACCTTACAACATATCTCCGATACACTATCCATGATAACTTAATCTCCACCTTCCCAAACATGTTTTCGCTTTTAGTATTGGTGCATTTAAGAGGTCTCCTATGGGGATTCCTGTTACATTAGGTTCTGAGCATGCATGACGGTGACACCACAGAAGCTGGTGGAGCGGCTCAGATCGCGGGGAGAGAGATACATTGCTCTACATCTGAGATATGAGAAAGACATGTTATCCTTCACTGGATGTACGTATGGTTTAATTGATGCTGAATCCGAAGAGCTCAGAATAATGAGGTAAGAAGATCTATTTAGTGTATGTCTATGCTGCTCGATAGAGGCGAGCTCTTTTAACTTTATTTGCGGATAAAGAGAGGAAAGGGCAAAGTCTATTCTTCACAAGTTTAGGAAAATAAGTGTGAGGCCATTTTCTGAAGAATATGTACAGTCGTGTCTGTGTCATGTAGCTGGTCCTTTCTTTGCAGAAGGGATGCTAGTGCTGATTTTGTATGTTCATTGTCATCTTTTTCTCTAATTGTGCCATTGGTTGGTGAAGGAGTTCAGTATTGtttgtcaaattattttaaggaTTACTCTTTGTTATCCAGTCAGTATGGGCCATTTTTTTCCCCTTAAGCTGTGTGGACACCTTGTCTTGCATCATTTGCATTTCTGGCCACCTTtttaaaggttttttttttgagggaaAGAAGACAAATTTCTAATAACTACAGTTTTCTGTTTCATATCAACAAAAAACTCATCATAGCTTA from Cannabis sativa cultivar Pink pepper isolate KNU-18-1 chromosome 4, ASM2916894v1, whole genome shotgun sequence carries:
- the LOC115714580 gene encoding O-fucosyltransferase 38 isoform X1; its protein translation is MVNRGSSSHYRTSLTGRFLSRKSTPFAITFQIFSIFAFSIFVFFVYTRNSLEDEHVQPFLNKNSQSHQDKTADLPTHGKSDEQLWNAPFNYNLHPCIKPTAKYKAAVGSERYITVRSNGGLNQMRTGISDMVAVARIMNATLVIPQLDKRSFWHDSSVFSDIFDELHFIETLKKDIRIVKQLPKELETAPRARKHFTSWSSVGYYEDMTQLWKDYQVLHVAKSDSRLANNDLPLDIQRLRCRALYQALRFAPPIENLGKKLVERLRSRGERYIALHLRYEKDMLSFTGCTYGLIDAESEELRIMRENTNHWKVKRINSTEQRAGGYCPLTPKEVGIFLRALGYPPSTLIYIAAGEIYGGDTHLLELKSRFPNIVFKETLATQKELKAFANHASQSAALDYIISIESDVFVPSYSGNMARAVEGHRRFLGYRKTISPDRKGLVEVFDMLESGQLRETALSQIVQRMHENRQGAPRKRKGPLPGIRGRGRFRTEESFYENPYPECICTSKRHFQSQMYS
- the LOC115714580 gene encoding O-fucosyltransferase 38 isoform X3; protein product: MVNRGSSSHYRTSLTGRFLSRKSTPFAITFQIFSIFAFSIFVFFVYTRNSLEDEHVQPFLNKNSQSHQDKTADLPTHGKSDEQLWNAPFNYNLHPCIKPTAKYKAAVGSERYITVRSNGGLNQMRTGISDMVAVARIMNATLVIPQLDKRSFWHDSSVFSDIFDELHFIETLKKDIRIVKQLPKELETAPRARKHFTSWSSVGYYEDMTQLWKDYQVLHVAKSDSRLANNDLPLDIQRLRCRALYQALRFAPPIENLGKKLVERLRSRGERYIALHLRYEKDMLSFTGCTYGLIDAESEELRIMRENTNHWKVKRINSTEQRAGGYCPLTPKEVGIFLRALGYPPSTLIYIAAGEIYGGDTHLLELKSRFPNIVFKETLATQKELKAFANHASQSAALDYIISIESDVFVPSYSGNMARAVEGHRRFLGYRKTISPDSLRSHCTKMEETITSS
- the LOC115714580 gene encoding O-fucosyltransferase 38 isoform X2 — its product is MVNRGSSSHYRTSLTGRFLSRKSTPFAITFQIFSIFAFSIFVFFVYTRNSLEDEHVQPFLNKNSQSHQDKTADLPTHGKSDEQLWNAPFNYNLHPCIKPTAKYKAAVGSERYITVRSNGGLNQMRTGISDMVAVARIMNATLVIPQLDKRSFWHDSSVFSDIFDELHFIETLKKDIRIVKQLPKELETAPRARKHFTSWSSVGYYEDMTQLWKDYQVLHVAKSDSRLANNDLPLDIQRLRCRALYQALRFAPPIENLGKLVERLRSRGERYIALHLRYEKDMLSFTGCTYGLIDAESEELRIMRENTNHWKVKRINSTEQRAGGYCPLTPKEVGIFLRALGYPPSTLIYIAAGEIYGGDTHLLELKSRFPNIVFKETLATQKELKAFANHASQSAALDYIISIESDVFVPSYSGNMARAVEGHRRFLGYRKTISPDRKGLVEVFDMLESGQLRETALSQIVQRMHENRQGAPRKRKGPLPGIRGRGRFRTEESFYENPYPECICTSKRHFQSQMYS